In the Acropora muricata isolate sample 2 chromosome 10, ASM3666990v1, whole genome shotgun sequence genome, one interval contains:
- the LOC136930565 gene encoding uncharacterized protein, producing the protein MGENCEAKLFHWKNEIEKVKGGALLLKEAEKKQVGNHEDEEMRVDVDFTENTVQSYAFYTPNAFRCCEEQFNTDGCDLNALTGLDLTAASERIAQMKLPHYRLVGDNIDLMVHARIQSQQHENRSIHWTQQYAVLNRVQETSPDTKRPRKSLKEVQLIDLLPNQSVQGRLKQRWAVLVSRIVCRYLPAFQHQRDVVIWHIPHRYSKEMSSKSQTCCLGVEFYNPNIASEMAQLLISNQDKYVPTLKTDNETVILKSVPFHGDQLFEERARNTQWVYQDGDNAYDRLEGLETEFADWHAKLNLYMVEFDTFFDHSSAAEVGTTRASINRTSKTNAAKGVSSHYNEYKEFHQREVEAHVCASFMEMSGMKTMDDTPDYDIPSKEQVSQETRRKWLHELGLQHVETFLMPSQEVEPLVQQVHELESAKANGFRCRVDECDKCYVHHSSRVKHEVNQHGVVLEVYEPGREKDLMGYFHCRASCGLVFSTKCIRNNHETNMHPLFLPENNQTREDEERTPQEDYLYNYHRVKLAFGLVLLEFDDAIKEGDGGRLHDLYKFILLMYKTHKKTKYAYVVLLYLVKLEAILSEEEAHDLKWNRSFNKHGQPGKNIPLDLRTEQYNKEVKAKVEDIGQQGNRATGQPEVAVEQITKDLMQISAFKVELGREGHPAFPDFPSSLLHALDYRELHSWMHGLLKTWEPIYESNRLD; encoded by the exons ATGGGGGAGAATTGCGAGGCAAAACTGTTTCACTGGAAGAACGAAATTGAAAAGGTCAAGGGCGGAGCTCTTTTGCTTAAGGAAGCCGAGAAAAAGCAAGTCGGGAATCACGAAGACGAAGAAATGCGTGTGGATGTTGATTTCACAGAGAACACTGTCCAGTCATACGCTTTTTACACGCCAAATGCCTTTAGATGTTGCGAGGAACAGTTTAACACCGATGGATGTGATCTGAATGCTTTGACCGGTCTTGATTTGACTGCAGCGTCAGAAAGAATTGCCCAGATGAAGCTCCCTCATTACAG GTTGGTTGGTGACAATATTGACCTCATGGTGCATGCCAGGATCCAAAGTCAGCAGCATGAAAACAGGTCAATTCATTGGACCCAGCAGTATGCTGTTCTAAACCGTGTCCAGGAAACCTCTCCGGACACCAAACGTCCAAGGAAGTCATTGAAAGAGGTCCAGCTGATTGACCTTCTCCCAAATCAATCTGTTCAAGGACGCCTAAAGCAAAGATGGGCAGTCTTGGTTAGCAGAATTGTGTGCCGATATCTCCCAGCTTTCCAGCATCAACGTGATGTTGTCATTTGGCACATACCCCATCGTTACTCTAAAGAAATGTCATCAAAATCTCAAACT tgtTGTCTGGGGGTGGAGTTCTACAACCCAAATATTGCAAGTGAAATGGCACAACTTCTCATTTCCAACCAAGACAAGTATGTTCCAACCCTAAAGACAGACAACGAGACAGTCATTCTCAAGTCAGTGCCATTTCATGGAGACCAACTGTTTGAGGAACGAGCCCGAAACACTCAGTGGGTATATCAGGATGGTGACAATGCTTACGACAGGCTTGAAGGCCTCGAAACTGAATTTGCAGATTGGCATGCCAAGCTGAATTTATATATG GTTGAATTTGACACATTTTTTGACCACTCTTCCGCTGCAGAAGTTGGAACAACTCGGGCCAGCATTAATCGCACATCCAAAACAAATGCAGCCAAAGGGGTTAGCAGTCATTATAATGAATATAAGGAATTCCACCAGCGTGAAGTTGAAGCACATGTCTGTGCATCATTCATGGAGATGTCTGGAATGAAAACCATGGATG ATACCCCAGATTATGACATACCATCCAAAGAGCAAGTCAGTCAAGAGACTCGCAGAAAGTGGTTACACGAACTCGGTTTGCAGCATGTTGAAACTTTTCTCATGCCAAGCCAGGAAGTGGAGCCATTGGTCCAACAAGTGCATGAGCTAGAGAGTGCCAAGGCAAATGGGTTTAGGTGCCGTGTCGATGAATGTGACAAGTGTTATGTTCATCATTCCTCCAGAGTCAA gCATGAAGTTAATCAGCATGGTGTTGTCTTAGAAGTGTATGAGCCTGGAAGAGAGAAAGACCTGATGGGGTATTTCCACTGCAGAGCTTCATGTGGGCTGGTGTTTTCAACAAAATGTATAAGAAACAA CCATGAAACCAACATGCATCCTTTATTTCTTCCTGAAAACAACCAGACAAGAGAGGATGAAGAAAGAACACCACAGGAAGACTACCTGTACAATTATCACCGGGTCAAACTTGCATTTGGTCTGGTGCTACTTGAATTCGACGATGCGATTAAGGAGGGAGACGGTGGGAGGCTACATGACCTCTACAAATTTATCTTGTTAATGTATAAAacacataagaagacaaaatatgCTTATGTTGTTCTGTTGTACTTGGTAAAACTTGAAGCCATTTTGTCAGAAGAAGAGGCCCATGACCTTAAGTGGAACCGATCTTTTAATAAGCATGGCCAACCAGGAAAAAACATTCCTTTGGACTTGCGAACAGAACAGTACAACAAGGAAGTAAAAGCCAAGGTGGAGGATATAGGGCAACAGGGCAACAGGGCAACAGGGCAACCAGAAGTTGCAGTGGAACAGATCACTAAAGATCTGATGCAAATCAGTGCCTTTAAAGTTGAGCTTGGAAGGGAGGGACATCCCGCGTTTCCAGACTTTCCCTCAAGTTTGCTTCATGCTCTTGACTATCGTGAGCTCCACAGTTGGATGCATGGCCTGTTGAAAACCTGGGAACCAATCTATGAGTCTAACAGGCTTGATTAA
- the LOC136930564 gene encoding ATP-dependent DNA helicase RecQ-like: MEDANKCIGEALDSLNICRQSQKIILKERQERAVKELMSGNDVLAILPTGFGKSMVYTIFTLASQKMRSAKTCVLVISPLKSLIDDQIVEMESLGCTALELKSDNVESIVKNPPQFIFSSAEKVLEKPFLNGLKSQTILHKAVSAIVVDECHTVESWTGKR; this comes from the coding sequence ATGGAGGATGCGAATAAATGCATAGGGGAAGCATTAGATTCTCTCAATATCTGCAGACAGAGCCAAAAAATTATACTCAAGGAACGACAGGAGAGAGCCGTTAAAGAGTTGATGTCGGGGAATGATGTCTTGGCAATACTGCCCACGGGTTTTGGCAAAAGCATGGTTTACACGATCTTTACCTTGGCAAGCCAAAAAATGCGATCAGCGAAGACTTGCGTCCTGGTTATCTCCCCACTCAAAAGCCTTATCGATGACCAAATTGTTGAAATGGAGTCGCTAGGCTGCACGGCTTTGGAACTGAAAAGTGACAATGTCGAATCCATCGTAAAAAATCCGCCACAATTTATTTTCTCCTCAGCAGAGAAGGTTCTAGAAAAGCCTTTCCTAAATGGATTGAAGTCACAAACCATTCTCCACAAAGCAGTATCGGCTATTGTGGTCGACGAATGTCACACCGTCGAATCGTGGACTGGGAAAAGGTGA